One Vibrio sp. CDRSL-10 TSBA genomic region harbors:
- the rnhA gene encoding ribonuclease HI, whose protein sequence is MKKQVEIFTDGSCLGNPGPGGYGVVMRYKQVEKTLAKGYRLTTNNRMEMLAAVVALQTLKEPCEVQLTTDSQYVRQGITQWIHNWKKRGWKTADKKPVKNADLWQALDKETARHKVEWHWVKGHAGHRENEMCDELARTAAENPTEEDTGYQPS, encoded by the coding sequence ATGAAGAAACAGGTGGAAATTTTCACTGACGGTTCTTGTTTAGGCAATCCGGGGCCGGGCGGCTACGGGGTCGTTATGCGCTATAAACAAGTGGAAAAAACCCTTGCCAAAGGCTATCGCCTCACCACCAATAACCGCATGGAAATGCTGGCGGCCGTGGTCGCGCTGCAAACCCTGAAAGAGCCGTGCGAGGTGCAACTGACCACCGACAGCCAGTATGTGCGTCAGGGTATCACCCAGTGGATTCATAACTGGAAAAAACGCGGCTGGAAAACGGCCGATAAAAAACCGGTCAAAAATGCCGACTTATGGCAGGCACTGGATAAAGAAACCGCGCGCCATAAAGTGGAATGGCACTGGGTAAAAGGCCATGCCGGTCACCGCGAAAACGAAATGTGTGACGAACTGGCACGCACCGCGGCTGAAAATCCCACCGAAGAAGATACCGGTTATCAACCAAGTTGA